In a single window of the Diachasmimorpha longicaudata isolate KC_UGA_2023 chromosome 16, iyDiaLong2, whole genome shotgun sequence genome:
- the Para gene encoding sodium channel protein para isoform X21: MSDDYSSLSEERSLFRPFTRESLAAIETRIAEELAKQKELEAKRAQGEGGYGRKKKKKETRYDDEDEDEGPQPDPMFEQGAPIPVRLHNEFPPELASTPLEDIDTFYHNQRTFVVISKGKDIFRFSATDALWFLDPFNPIRRVAIYILVHPLFSLFIITTILVNCILMIMPTTPTIESTEVLFTGIYTFESAVKVMARGFILQPFTYLRDAWNWLDFVVIALAYVTMGIDLGNLAALRTFRVLRALKTVAIVPGLKTIVGAVIESVKNLRDVIILTMFSLSVFALMGLQIYMGVLTQKCIKNFPEDGSWGNLTGENWERFNKNSTNWYVDDNGNMPLCGNSSGAGMCAPGYICLQGYGGNPNYGYTSFDTFGWALLSAFRLMTQDYWENLYQLVLRSAGPWHMLFFIVIIFLGSFYLVNLILAIVAMSYDELQKKAEEEEAAEEEAIREAEEAALARENKIAAQAAAREAAAAQAAADAIVKSPSDFSCHSYELFVGQEKGNDDNNKERMSIRSVESISEYRVRPINNNHSAAAKVRKVSAASLSLPGSPFNLRRGSRGSHQFTIRNGRGRFVGSSGGDRKPLVLSTYLDAQEHLPYADDSNAVTPMSEENGTIVIPVHYPSLGSRHSSYTSHASRLSYTSHGDLLSGIANAGKQMTKESRLRSRSARQGNGHTPEPMQNQKLQHHHDVEMEDPLGKNKQQDNPFIESSQPHAVVDMKDVMVLNDIIEQAAGRQSRASEQGVSTYYFPTDDDEEGPTLKEKLISGFFQGIDMFCDWKCCGPWIKFQDFVAMIVFDPFVELFITLCIVVNTLFMALDHHNMDPEMERILKSGNYFFTATFGIEAAMKLIAMSPKFYFQEGWNIFDFIIVALSLLELGLEGVQGLSVLRSFRLLRVFKLAKSWPTLNLLISIMGRTVGALGNLTFVLCIIIFIFAVMGMQLFGKNYTDNVDRFPDGDLPRWNFTDFMHSFMIVFRVLCGEWIESMWDCMLVGDVSCIPFFLATVVIGNLVVLNLFLALLLSNFGSSNLSAPTADNDTNKITEAIDRIARFIAWVKRNVRNVFKMMRAKFTNQISDQAPDGIDRDCSRDLADGELDGYRDKKSAKEFNNQLEVAIGDGMEFTIHGDLRNKLRRDRLSINNTKAIENSINHRDYRLDHDYITHHDEDTISNKSYGSHENRFNSERSHKGSVDSLDGEEKKDASKEDLEGDDLEDDGENGEDEELEEEGDIVIQADEDIIEGDGDYPHDCCPDHCYKRFPFLAGDDDAPFWQGWANLRLKTFQLIENKYFETAVITMILLSSMALALEDVHLQARPILQDILYYMDRIFTVIFFLEMLIKWLALGFAKYFTNAWCWLDFIIVMVSLINFVASLCGAGGIQAFKTMRTLRALRPLRAMSRMQGMRVVVNALVQAIPSIFNVLLVCLIFWLIFAIMGVQLFAGKYYKCVDMNKTTLSHEIIPDRNACIAENYTWENSPMNFDHVGKAYLCLFQVATFKGWIQIMNDAIDSRDLGKQPIRETNIYMYLYFVFFIIFGSFFTLNLFIGVIIDNFNEQKKKAGGSLEMFMTEDQKKYYNAMKKMGSKKPLKAIPRPRWRPQAIVFEIVTDKKFDMIIMLFIGLNMLTMTLDHYQQTDTFSNVLDYLNMIFIVIFTSECLMKIFALRYHYFKEPWNLFDFVVVILSILGLVLSDIIEKYFVSPTLLRVVRVAKVGRVLRLVKGAKGIRTLLFALAMSLPALFNICLLLFLVMFIFAIFGMSFFMHVKDKSGLDDVYNFKTFGQSMILLFQMSTSAGWDGVLDGIINEEDCLQPNNEIGYPGNCGSSTIGIAYLLSYLVISFLIVINMYIAVILENYSQATEDVQEGLTDDDYDMYYEIWQQFDPDGTQYIRYDQLSDFLDVLEPPLQIHKPNKYKIVSMDIPICKGDLMFCVDILDALTKDFFARKGNPIEETGELAEVQTRPGEVGYEPVSSTLWRQREEYCARLIQNAWRKHKQNRLGGPSEESDDPDTDPRVRQTAVLVESDGFVTKNGHRVVIHSRSPSVTSRTADV, translated from the exons ATGTCCGACGATTATTCCTCCTTATCAGAAGAACGAAGTTTGTTCCGTCCGTTCACGCGGGAATCCCTGGCTGCTATCGAGACTCGCATTGCCGAAGAACTTGCCAAGCAGAAGGAGCTTGAAGCTAAAAGAGCACAAGGCGAG GGTGGTTATGGAcggaagaaaaagaaaaaagaa ACCCGTTATGACGACGAAGACGAGGATGAGGGTCCACAGCCAGATCCGATGTTTGAACAAGGGGCGCCAATTCCAGTCCGACTGCACAACGAATTTCCCCCTGAGCTGGCCTCCACGCCCCTTGAAGACATCGATACCTTTTATCATAATCAAAGG ACGTTCGTGGTCATCAGCAAGGGGAAGGACATATTCAGATTCTCGGCGACGGATGCGCTATGGTTCCTCGATCCATTCAATCCAATACGACGGGTGGCCATTTATATCCTGGTCCACCCGCTCTTTTCCCTATTCATCATCACCACTATTTTGGTTAACTGCATACTCATGATTATGCCAACCACGCCCACCATCGAGTCAACCGa AGTGTTATTTACGGGCATCTACACATTTGAGTCCGCCGTTAAGGTGATGGCGAGGGGTTTCATTCTGCAGCCTTTTACCTATCTTAGAGATGCATGGAATTGGCTCGACTTCGTAGTTATAGCTTTAGC TTATGTGACGATGGGCATAGATCTAGGCAACCTTGCCGCTCTCAGGACATTTCGAGTCCTCCGAGCCTTGAAGACTGTCGCTATTGTACCAG GTCTCAAAACCATTGTCGGCGCTGTGATAGAGTCAGTTAAAAATCTGCGCGATGTGATAATCTTAACAATGTTCTCCCTGTCCGTCTTTGCGTTGATGGGCCTCCAGATTTACATGGGGGTTTTGACGCAAAAGTGTATAAAGAATTTTCCGGAGGACGGATCCTGGGGCAATCTTACCGGTGAAAATTGGGAGagattcaacaaaaattcaa CAAATTGGTACGTCGATGACAATGGGAACATGCCGTTATGTGGAAATTCCTCCGGTGCAGG aaTGTGTGCACCCGGTTATATATGTTTGCAAGGATACGGTGGTAATCCAAACTACGGATACACGAGTTTCGATACATTTGGCTGGGCCCTCTTGTCTGCCTTTCGGTTGATGACTCAGGATTACTGGGAGAATCTCTATCAACTTGTATTGAGATCAGCTGGACCATGGCACATGCTGTTCTTCATTGTTATCATATTCCTTGGTTCATTCTATCTAGTGAATTTGATTCTCGCTATTGTCGCCATGTCGTACGATGAGTTGCAGAAAAAAGCAGAAGAGGAAGAGGCAGCTGAAGAAGAAGCCATAAGA GAAGCCGAGGAGGCGGCATTGGCACGAGAGAACAAGATAGCGGCGCAGGCTGCCGCAAGAGAAGCTGCAGCTGCTCAAGCTGCTGCTGATGCCATTGTCAAGTCACCATCGGACTTTTCGTGCCACAGTTACGAACTATTTGTTGGCCAGGAGAAGGGTAATGATGACAACAATAAGGAGAGAATGAGCATACGCTCGGTGGAATCAATAAGCGAATATCGAGTCAGGCCCATCAACAACAATCACAGCGCCGCAGCCAAAGTTCGTAAAGTCAGCGCT GCAAGCCTTAGCCTGCCAGGCTCACCATTCAATCTCCGAAGAGGTAGTCGTGGAAGCCATCAATTTACCATTCGCAATGGCCGGGGTAGATTCGTTGGTTCATCTGGTGGCGATAGAAAGCCACTTGTACTGTCTACATACCTAGATGCCCAAGAACACTTGCCTTATGCAGACGATTCAAATGCTGTCACACCAATGTCCGAGGAAAATGGAACGATCGTTATACCGGTCCATTATCCAAGTCTTGGATCACGTCATTCGTCCTATACGTCACATGCCTCAAGATTATCATATACGTCCCATGGCGATCTGTTGAGCGGTATCGCCAATGCTGGTAAacaaatgaccaaggagagCAGACTTCGGAGTAGATCTGCTAGACAGGGCAATGGTCACACACCCGAGCCAATGCAGAATCAGAAGCTACAGCATCATCAT GATGTGGAAATGGAAGATCCATTGGGTAAGAACAAACAGCAAGACAACCCATTTATCGAGTCTTCTCAGCCACACGCCGTTGTCGACATGAAAG ATGTTATGGTCCTGAATGATATTATTGAACAAGCCGCTGGGCGGCAGAGCAGAGCATCAGAACAAGGAG TTTCCACTTATTACTTTCCGACAGACGACGACGAAGAAGGTCCAACATTGAAGGAGAAATTGATATCAGGGTTTTTCCAAGGAATCGATATGTTTTGTGACTGGAAGTGCTGTGGGCCATGGATCAAATTTCAGGATTTTGTTGCAATGATTGTCTTCGATCCATTTGTAGAATTGTTCATTACACTGTGCATCGTAGTTAATACTCTGTTCATGGCACTTGATCACCATAATATGGATCCGGAGATGGAGAGAATACTTAAATCTGGAAATTAC ttttttaccGCAACATTTGGCATCGAAGCTGCCATGAAACTTATTGCTATGAgtccaaaattttatttccaagagggatggaatatttttgattttattatcGTTGCACTTTCGCTACTGGAGTTGGGCCTCGAGGGAGTTCAAGGACTTTCTGTACTGCGTTCATTCAGATTG TTGAGAGTGTTCAAATTAGCTAAATCATGGCCAACGCTAAATCTGTTGATATCAATCATGGGAAGAACTGTGGGTGCATTGGGTAACCTGACATTTGTGCTGTGCattattatattcatatttgcCGTTATGGGAATGCAATtgtttggtaaaaattatacGGACAATGTTGATCGATTTCCCGACGGAGATTTACCGAGATGGAATTTCACGGATTTCATGCACTCATTTATGATCGTATTTCGAGTGTTGTGCGGTGAGTGGATCGAGTCCATGTGGGATTGTATGCTGGTTGGTGATGTCTCCTGTATTCCGTTCTTTTTGGCTACTGTCGTCATCGGAAATTTGGTC GTCCTCAATCTCTTCTTGGCGTTGCTCTTGAGCAACTTCGGTTCATCGAATCTGTCAGCACCAACTGCCGACAATGACACGAATAAAATAACCGAGGCAATTGACAGGATAGCACGTTTTATAGCATGGGTCAAACGTAACGTACGGAATGTGTTCAAAATGATGCGGGCCAAATTCACCAATCAGATATCCGATCAGGCGCCAG ATGGAATTGATCGTGACTGCAGTCGGGATCTTGCTGATGGTGAACTGGATGGATACAGAGATAAGAAAAGTGCTAAAGAGTTCAATAATCAGCTGGAAGTTGCTATTGGCGATGGAATGGAATTTACGATACAcg GAGAtctgagaaataaattaaGAAGGGACAGGCTGAGCATTAACAACACGAAAGCTATCGAGAACTCGATAAACCACCGGGATTACCGACTCGATCATGATTATATTACTCACCACGATGAGGATACGATCAG CAACAAATCATACGGCAGCCATGAAAATCGCTTCAACAGTGAGAGAAGTCACAAAGGAAGTGTGGATTCTCTGGACGGAGAGGAGAAGAAGGACGCCAGCAAGGAAGATCTCGAGGGTGATG ACCTAGAAGACGATGGTGAGAACGGCGAAGACGAAGAGCTGGAGGAGGAGGGTGACATCGTCATCCAGGCTGACGAAGACATAATCGAGGGCGATGGAGACTACCCCCACGATTGCTGTCCCGATCACTGCTACAAGAGGTTTCCATTCCTCGCTGGCGATGACGACGCACCCTTCTGGCAGGGCTGGGCCAATCTTCGTCTCAAAACATTTCAGCTCATTGAGAACAAGTACTTCGAAACAGCTGTTATCACAATGATTTTGCTTAGCAGTATGGCATTG GCTCTCGAGGATGTTCATCTGCAAGCAAGACCAATTCTTCAAGACATTCTGTACTACATGGACCGTATCTTCACTGTCATATTCTTCCTGGAGATGTTGATCAAGTGGTTGGCGCTTGGATTCGCCAAGTACTTCACAAACGCCTGGTGTTGGCTTGATTTCATCATCGTAATG GTGTCGCTCATTAACTTCGTAGCGTCGCTATGTGGCGCGGGCGGAATTCAAGCCTTCAAAACAATGAGGACCCTAAGGGCCCTAAGGCCACTCAGGGCGATGTCTAGAATGCAGGGGATGCGG GTGGTGGTGAACGCCCTGGTCCAGGCTATCCCGTCCATCTTCAACGTACTCCTTGTCTGCCTGATATTCTGGCTGATTTTTGCCATCATGGGAGTACAGCTGTTTGCTGGAAAGTATTACAAG TGTGTCGACATGAATAAAACAACTCTCAGTCATGAAATCATTCCCGATCGTAACGCATGTATCGCCGAGAACTACACCTGGGAAAATTCACCAATGAATTTCGATCATGTTGGGAAAGCTTACTTGTGTCTATTTCAAGTCGCTACCTTCAAAGGGTGGATTCAAATAATGAATGATGCTATTGACTCCCGAGAC CTTGGAAAACAACCGATCCGCGAGACAAACATTTACATGTATCTCTACTTTGTATTCTTCATTATATTCGGATCATTTTTTACCCTGAATCTGTTTATCGGAGTCATCATTGATAACTTCAATGAGCAAAAGAAAAAAGCCGGTGGTTCCCTAGAAATGTTCATGACTGAGGATCAGAAGAAGTACTACAATgctatgaaaaaaatgggaagtAAAAAACCTCTCAAGGCTATACCACGGCCAAGG tggCGACCTCAAGCGATAGTGTTTGAAATAGTGACGGACAAAAAGTTCGATATGATAATCATGTTGTTCATTGGTCTCAACATGCTGACCATGACACTAGATCACTATCAACAGACAGATACATTCAGCAATGTGCTTGATTACTTGAACATGATATTCATTGTGATATTCACCAGCGAGTGTTTGATGAAGATATTTGCTCTACGCTATCACTACTTCAAGGAGCCCTGGAATCTCTTTGATTTTGTTGTtgttatattatcaatattag GATTGGTGCTGAGTGACATTATTGAAAAGTACTTTGTATCACCGACACTCCTCCGAGTGGTGAGAGTGGCCAAAGTGGGTCGTGTACTACGTCTTGTCAAGGGTGCTAAGGGCATAAGGACACTACTGTTTGCCCTTGCCATGTCTCTGCCAGCTCTATTCAACATTTGCCTCCTGCTTTTCCTTGTTATGTTTATCTTTGCCATATTTGGAATGTCATTCTTCATGCACGTTAAGGATAAAAGTGGTCTTGATGACGTGTATAATTTCAAAACTTTTGGACAGTCGATGATACTGCTGTTTCAA ATGTCGACATCGGCCGGTTGGGATGGCGTGCTAGACGGTATAATAAACGAAGAGGATTGCCTACAGCCGAATAATGAAATTGGCTATCCTGGCAATTGTGGCTCCTCAACAATTGGAATTGCATACCTGCTATCGTATCTCGTCATCAGCTTCCTAATCGTCATCAACATGTATATCGCAGTGATATTAGAGAATTACTCACAAGCGACCGAAGATGTTCAGGAGGGATTGACCGATGATGACTACGATATGTACTATGAAATATGGCAGCAATTCGATCCAGATGGTACACAGTACATTAGATACGACCAGCTCTCCGATTTCTTGGATGTACTTGAGCCACCCTTGCAAATACACAAACCGAACAAGTACAAGATCGTGTCGATGGATATCCCCATATGTAAGGGAGATCTTATGTTTTGCGTGGATATCCTCGATGCCCTCACCAAAGACTTTTTCGCTAGAAAGGGTAATCCTATTGAGGAAACTGGAGAGTTGGCCGAAGTACAGACACGACCTGGTGAAGTTGGTTATGAGCCAGTATCATCGACACTatggagacagagggaggaaTATTGTGCAAGATTAATTCAAAATGCCTGGCGTAAGCACAAGCAAAATCGTCTTGGTGGACCAAGTGAGGAGAGCGATGATCCTGATACTGATCCAAGGGTCAGGCAAACAGCTGTACTCGTTGAGAGTGATGGTTTTGTTACTAAAAATGGACATCGTGTTGTTATACACAGCCGTTCACCAAGTGTAACATCACGCACTGCGGACGTCTGA